GCCCCACCCTTTTCCCCAGGGGAAAGCCTTGCACTTCCCCCACCTTCCCACCGGGGAGATGTCCCCGATGGGAAGCCAGAGCGTCACACATCCACCGTCAAACCTTCCACGTCGATGCGCAGCACGTCCTTACCCAACACCAACGCCGCATACAGGGCGTAGCGCTTTGCCCAGGTATCGCCCTGGGCAAAGGCCGCCGGGCCCACGGCCCGAGCCACGCCGAGAATGCGGTCCAGCACCAGGACCTTACCCACCGGATTGGAAGGTTCGCAGGCCAGTTCCTCATACTGGGTTTCGAACCAGCGTCGCGCTTCCTCCGCCGTATGGCCGGCCAATTCGCTTTCGGTGAGGCCGATTCCATATTCCTGATGCTTACCGAAAGCTACGATAACGTTATAAGACATGGTCTCCTCTCTCGGTTAGAATTGTTCATCCATTCTAAGCTCAAATTCCGGCGCGGGCGTCGGCAGACGCACCGCGCCAGCCCCCGTGGGAGGCCGGGCCCAGCCATCATGACCGAACTGACGGAAGAGGAAGTCGCTGCCATCCGGGGGCAACTTCACGAAATGCGGGTAGAACACCGGGATCTGGATCTGGTCATCGACCACCTGACCCTTTCCCCGCCCCCCGATCAGCTCCTGGTCCGCCGCTTGAAAAAGCGTAAGTTGCTGTTGAAAGACCGCATGGACCAGCTGGAACGACTGCTGGTGCCCGACGTCCCCGCCTGAGCTTGTGTCGCCCGATCCGGGCTAAATTCACAAGGAGTCTGCCATGGCCGGTACGGACGGCTTTAACCTGGACACCCTGGCGTTGCACGCCGGGCAATCCCCCGATTCCCAATTTGGCGCCCGCGCCACCCCCATCTACCTGTCCACCTCCTTCGTTTTCAAGGACTCGGATCAGGCCGCCGCCCTCTTCAATATGGAACGGGCGGGCCACGTTTATTCCCGCATTTCCAATCCCACCGTAGCAGTTCTGGAAGAACGGCTGGCCGCCCTGGAAGGAGGGGTGGGCGCCATCGCCACCGCCTCGGGCCAGGCCGCCCTGCACTTAGCCATCGCCACCCTGATGGGGGCCGGCGGCCATATCGTCGCTTCCCGGGCCCTCTACGGCGGCAGCCACAATCTGCTGGAATACACCCTGCCCCGCTTCGGCATTGAAACCACCTTCGTTCCCACCCGGGACCTAGACGCCTGGCGGGCCGCCATCCGCCCCAACACCCGGCTCCTGTTCGGGGAAATCCTGGGCAATCCGGGCCTGGACGTGCTGGATATTCCCCGGGTGGCCGACCTGGCCCATGAACACGGCCTGCCCCTGCTGGTGGATTCCACCTTCACCACTCCCTACCTGATCAAGCCCTTTGAACACGGGGCGGACCTGGTCTACCACTCCGCCACCAAGTTCCTCTGCGGCCACGGCACGGTGGTGGGCGGGGTACTGGCGGATTCGGGCAAATTCGACTGGGATGGCTCGGGCAAATTCCCCACCCTCACCGAACCCTACGACGGCTTTCATGGCATGGATTTCACCGAAGAATCCACCGTGGCCGCCTTCCTCCTCCGGGCCCGTCGGGAAGGCCTGCGGGATTTCGGCGCCTGCCTTTCCCCCATGAACGCCTTCCAGATTCTCCAGGGCATCGAAACCCTGCCCCTGCGCATGGCCCGCCACGTGGAAAACACCCGGCGCATCGTGGCTTTCCTGGCGGAACACCCGGGGGTGGAACACATTTCCTACCCGGGATTGGCGGACCACCCGGATCACGCCCTGGCGGAGAAGCTCCTGCCTCGGGGCTGCGGCTCCGTGTTCAGCTTCAGCCTCAAGGGCGGCCGGGCCGCCGGGAAAAAATTTATCGAAAGCCTGAAACTCTTTTCCCATCTGGCCAACGTGGGGGACGCCAAATCCCTGGTAATCCACCCGGCCTCCACCACCCACTTCCGCATGACCGACGAAGCCCTGCTGGCGGCAGGCATCGGCCCGGGCACTATCCGCCTGTCCGTGGGTCTGGAAGACCCGGAAGACCTGCTGGAAGACCTGAACCGGGGCCTGCGGGCCGCCGCCAAGGTTCAGGCGTAAGGGGAACACCATGGAACTGAATGTCCTCGGCCAAGCCACCTACGCCTACACCGGCGGTAAAACCTTCGACCCGGCCAAGCCCACCCTGGTATTCGCCCACGGGGCGGCCAACGACCACGGGGTCTGGGGACTGCAAAGCCGCTATTTCGCCAACCACGGCTACAACGTGCTGGCCCCTGACCTGCCCGGCCACGGTCGCTCCCAGGGCGCCGCCCTGGACTCCGTGGAAGCCCTGGCGGACTGGCTGCCCGCCCTCCTGGACGCCGCTGGCGCCCGGGAAGCGGGCCTCATCGGCCACTCCATGGGTTCCCTGGTCACCCTGGAAGCCGCCGCCCGTTATCCGGAGCGGATCAAGACCCTGGCCCTGCTCGGCACCGCCGCCCCCATGGCCGTTTCCGACGCCCTGCTGGAAGCTGCCCAGAAGGATCCGGACCAGGCCTATCGGATGATCAACCAGTGGTCCCACGGCCGCCCCCTGGGGGGCAACCCGGCCCCGGGCCTGTGGCAGCCGGGTTGCGGTCTGGCCCTGCTGCGCCACGCCCATCCGGGGCTGATCCACCGGGATCTTCTCAACTGCCGCCAATACACCCACGGCCTGGAAGCAGCCGCCGCCGTGCAGTGCCCCACCCTGCTGATCATCGCCTTAAATGATCTGATGACCGCCCCCAAGGCTGCCCGAGCCCTGCTCCCTGTTTTAAGGGGCACCCCCCGGGTGGCGGAAATTCCCGCCTGCGGCCACGCCATGCAGGGGGAACAGCCGGACGGAGTGTTGGACGCCCTGCGGGCCTTCCTGCTGTAAACTGACGGGCGGAGCCCTTCCCAGCCCCGCCCCCGGACTTGGTCCCAGCTTGGGCAGCGGCCGCCGGCGCCCAAAGGGGCCACGGGGAAAAACCCACCCCAGGGACTCCAGCGTCACCCAGTTCGGTGTTTCGTGAAAGGCATGCCATGATTTCCCCAATTCCGTTGTTCCGCCCCCGGGCACTGCCCCGCCTGCCGGCCCTGGCCCTGGCCGCCGCCCTGCTGGGGGCCGCCCTCCCCGCCGCCGCCGAAGACATTGGCCGCAGCCGGGGTCAGACCCTCTACCTGCCCATCTATTCCCATCTCTGGCACGGCAACCGGGACAAGGCAGGCAATCCGGAAATGTCCCTGCTCTCGGCGCTGGTGAGCATCCGCAACACGGACCCCCGCACCCCCATCCGGGTCACCTCGGCCCGGTATTACGACACCGCCGGACGGCTGATCCAGGAATATCTGGCCGCCCCCCGGGTAATTCCCCCCCTGGGCACCCTGGAACTGTTCGTGGAGCGGAAGGAAACCGCCGGCGGCTCGGGGGCCAATTTCCTCATCCGCTGGCAAAGCGAAGGCAACGGCACGGCCAACGCCCCCCTGGTGGAAGCGGTCCATGTGGATATGTATGGCACCCGGGCCATTTCCTTCACCACCAACGCCCGGGCCATTCAGGACTGAGTCCTGGCCACGCCGCCTCCCTTCCTCCCCCACCAACCCACAACAAAAAAGGCAGGCCCGTTATCGGTGCCTGCCTTTTTTATCCTTACCCCGTTCCCGGGTAAGTCTGCCTAGCTTCCTTCTTCGTCCCGGGAAACTTCTTCCCGGCCCTTGGGCGGACGGGTAAGGATGTAGGCGATCATGCCGATCACCGCCGCCAGCCCGATTTCCCACAAAAAGGGGAAATGGTAGATGAGCACGGCCAGAAGTCCGGTGATGCCAACAAATCCCAACCACAGCATGGCGGTGTTCCCTGCCCCGGTAAGGCTTACAGAATCCGGCTACCCACCCACCAGGCGGCGGCGGAAATCAGGGCCGTCCCCGGAATGGTGAGAATCCAGGCCCAGACAATGCCCCCGGCCACGCCCCAGCGCACGGCGGAAAAGCGCCGGGTGGAACCCACCCCGACGATGGCGCCCGTAATGGTGTGGGTAGTGGACACGGGAATGCCCATGGCGGTAGCCAGGAACAGGGTCATGGCCCCGCCGGTTTCCGCACAGAAGCCGCCCACGGGTTTGAGCTTGGTAATCTTCTGCCCCATGGTGCGCACAATGCGCCAGCCGCCGAACAGGGTGCCCATACCGATGGCCACATAACAGCAGGCCACCACCCAGATGGGCACGGAACCGTGGGGATCGGACATCCCGGCGGCGATGAGCAGCATCCAGATAATACCGATGGTTTTCTGGGCGTCATTGCCCCCGTGGCCCAGGCTGTAAAGGGAAGCCGAAAACAGCTGGAGGCGGTGGAACCATTTGTCCACCTTGCGGGCTGGGGTATGGAAAAAGGTCCAGCCCACAATCAGGGTCATGATGGAGCCCAGAATGTAGCCCAGCAGGGGGGAGATGAAAATAAAGGCAATGGTCTTCCAGAGCCCGCTGGCAATGAGGGACTGGGGCCCGGACTTAATCAGGGCCGCCCCCACCAGACCGCCGATCAGGGCGTGGGAAGAAGAGGAAGGAATGCCGTAATACCAAGTGATCACATTCCAGGCGATGGCCCCCACCAGGGCCCCGAAGACCACCACATGGTCCACGATGGCCGGGTCGATGGTGCCCTTGCCGATGGTAGCCGCCACCTTGAGCTGAAAGATGGAAATGGCCACCACATTAAAGAAGGCGGCGAAAGCCACCGCTTGATGGGGTTTCAGGACCCCCGTGGAAACCACGGTGGCAATGGAGTTGGCGGCGTCGTGGAAGCCATTCATGAAATCGAAGGCTAGGGCCAGACCCACCAGAAGGACAATCATGCCCAGGCTGATATGGATGCTGCTCATGGCAAAGGCTCGGGATCAGGCGTTTTCGAGAACGATGCCTTCGAGGATGTTGGCCACATCCTCACAGCGATCCGTCACCGTTTCCAATAATTCGTACATGGCCTTGAGTTTGATGATCTGGCGCACGTCCGGCTCATCCCGGAACAACCGGGACATGGCAGAGCGCATCACCCGATCCGCTTCCGACTCCAGGCGATCAATTTCCTCACAGGTTTTGAGAATGGCCACCCGCTGTTCCGCCGTGCGCAGCCGGCTGACGGCCTGCTGCACCCCGCTACAGCAGGCCATACAGAGATCGGCCAGCTGTACGGCTTCAGCGGTGGATTCGCGGATATCGTAAAGGGAAACGGTCTGGGTCACGTCCTGGATGAGGTCCAGAATGTCGTCCAGCGCATTGATCAGGGAATGGATTTCGTCCCGATCCAGGGGCGTAATGAAGGTGCTGTGGAGCAGGGAGATGGTGTCGTGGGTGATCTTGTCAGCCTGGGCTTCAGCGGTATCCACGGCATCCGAAGCTTGTGCGGCGAGTTGTTCGTCTTTGCCCAGATTGGCGATGAAGCTGACCAACGCGTTTCCCCCTACGACGATCTGCTCCGCGTGGGCATTGAACAGATCGAAGAATTTGCCCTCTTTGGGCATCAGGCGACCGAACATATATAGATTAATTTTATGTGACAGCTTGCTAGTTTACCACGTTGCCCCCTCCCCCAAGGGGGTGTTACGCCAAGGAAAAAAGCGGGGGCGGCAGCGACCATTCCTTCGTCATTTTCCGTCCAGCCAGAGACCGGGCCCGAGGTCCCTCAAGCCCCCAGGCGGAGGGCGAAATTCCGGGCCTCCCGGGCCCACAGATCCGGGTCCGGCGTCGCCAGCAAAGGCTGGAGAAATGCCCAAGCCGCCTCCAGATGTTTGAGGGCGGAGGGGCTGGGACTATGGCCCAATTCGAAGGCCGCTCCCCCCAGGGCCAACACATAGGCAGGGGGAGGCGGCGTTCCCAGGGCTCGGGTATGCACCGCCAGCACCTCCGCCGGTTCCAGGCTGTGACTGCTATGCACCGGATGGCGGGCCGGGCCCACCGGACCAAAGCGGAAGGGGCGGCCCAGACCCACCGCTGCATCCATGAACAGGGCCAGATCCCGGCCCTGCAAATCCAGGGCGTGTTCAATCTGGAGCTGGAAATCTTCCACCGTCACCAGGGCAGGAAACTGGCTTTCAATGCGCCGCAACAGGAGGGGCCCCAGGGCATCGTCCCCCCGGCTGGGATTGCCGACGGCGAAGACGATCAGACTGCCCATCATTCCCGGACCAGGCGGTCCACCAGTTCGCCCCGGACGTCCCGCAACTCCAGGGCCAGGGGCATCTGGCCCAGGGCATGAGTGGCGCAGGACAGGCAGGGATCAAAGGCCCGGATCGCCACTTCAATATGGTTCAGCAGGCCTTCCGTGAGGTTCTGACCATCCAGGTAACGCACCGCCACCTGGCGCACCGCCTCGTTCATGGCCTGGTTGTTGTGGGTGGTGGAAACAATCAGATTGCACATGGTCACCAGATCGTCTTCCCCCACCTGATAGTGGTGGATCAGGGTGCCCCGGGGCGCCTCGATAAGGCCCACCCCTTCCCGGCCCCGGGGGCCCGTGGCCATACATTCCCCTGCCAGCAGGTCCGGGTCGTGGAGCAGTTCCTTAATGACTTCGGCGGCGTGGAGCATTTCGATCATGCGCGCCCAGTGGTAGGCCAGCGGGGCGTGGATCAAGGAACCCTGGCCATAATCCATGAATTCCCGGCGCTCCGCTTCGGCCAGGGGCGAAGGAATAAAGTCGCAGTTCTGCACCCGGGCCAGGGGCCCCACCTTGTACCAGCCCGCTTCCTTGCCCAGGGCGGTCAGGTAGGGGAATTTCATGTAGCTCCAGGGTTTGACCTCTTCCCGGATCAGCTGGGCGTAGCCCTGGTAATCCGCCCCATCCACCAGGATTTTGCCGTCCCCGTCCCGGGCCCGCAGTACCCCGTGGTAGAAATCCAAGGCCCCGTCGGCCCCCACCAGGCTCAGGAGATTGGAGCGGAAGGTGCCAAACACGTCGTAAAGCCCCGGATTGGCCGTATGCAGCCGCTTCACCAGCTGTACCGCTTCCCGGGCCCAGGCCACCATCTGATAGGCGTCCTTGAGTAGCAGGTCCCGGTCTTCCGGAGCCAGATGTTTATTGATGCCTCCGGGCACCGCCCCCGTACCGTGAATGCGCTTGCCCGCCGTGACCCGAATCACTTCCTGGCCGAATTTGCGCAGCAGCACCCCCTGCTTGGCCACCTCCGGATATTCCGCCGCAACCCCGACGATATTGCGCTTTTCCACCTCCGCCTCGAAACCGAAGAGGAGGTCCGGGGAGGAAAGGTGGAAGAAATGGAGGGCGTGGGACTGGAGCATCTGGCCGTAATGCATGAGGCGCCGCATTTTTTCTGCCGTGGGGGTAATGCTGTGGGCCCCCACAATCAGATCCATGGCCTTGCAGGCCGCCAAATGGTGGGACACGGGGCAGATGCCGCAAAGCCGCTGCACCATCACCGGCACCTCCCAATAGGGACGGCCCTGGATGAATTTCTCGAAGCCCCGGAATTCCACAATGTGCAGACGCACTTGATGCACCCGGTTGGCCTCGTCCAGCAACAGGGTCACCTTGCCGTGCCCCTCCACCCGGGATACCGGATCAATGGCCACCCGGCGCAATTTTTCCGGATGGGCGGCAGTTTCCAGTTGAAAAGCCATACGGCAACCTCTTCGCCAAAAATGGGGAAGACCGGCCAGAGCCGGGCCTTCCGCCTCAATCGAAATGGAGCAAACCGTGGGTCAGCCGGGGCGTGTGCCCGGCGATGAGATCGGAGAGGAATTTCCAGATGGCGTCCCCAGAGGGAGGACAGCCGGGAATGAAGTAATCCACCCGCACCACCTCATGGAGGGGCCGCACCTTGTCCAGCAGCAGGGGCAACTCCGGGTCGTTGGGAATCTGGCCGTTCTCCACCCCCAGGCTGTAGTGGTACACCTCCTGCAAACAGGCCCCCAGACCCACATGGTTACGCTGGGCGGGAAGGCCGCCGGTCACGGCGCAGGCCCCCAGGGCAATGAGGGTTTTGCAGTTTTTCCGGAATTCCCGGAGCACGTGCACGTTTTCCCCGTTGCAGATGCCCCCTTCAATAATGCCGATGTCGCAGGGGCCGCAATGCTTGATATCCGTCAGGGGAGAACGGTCGAATTCCACCAATTCCAACAACTGTAAGAGGCGCTCGTCGATATCCAGAAAGGACATGTGGCAGCCGAAACAGCCCGCCAGGGAAGTGGTGGCGACCCGCAGTTTTTTCTTCGGAGCTGAGGGCTGAGTCATGGCCGCACCTCCCTCGCCGTTTCAACGTGCCCCGCCAATGGGCGGCGGGCAAACCGTCCCCGGGCTGCCTGTAATTGGCGCTTGGTCATTTTTCCCCCTTTTCCCCGGCCATGGCCACCACACTGATGGGGGCCCGGTCATAACGGCGCTCACCGATGGGTACCCGGAAACCCTGGCGCTTGGGCAGGATCACCCCCACCGGGCAGATGTGGGCGGCCCGGTCCTCGGCGCTGAAATCCGTGTCCGCCAGACGGCCGCTTTCCGCATTGACCGTCAGATGTTTGTGAATTCCCCGACCGGTGAGGGCAAAGACATTTTTGCCATCCATATCCCGGCTGGCCCGCACGCACAGTTCGCAATAGATGCAGCGGTTGAAATCCAGCAGGATGTCCGGGTGGGAGGCATCCACGGGACGGTCCGGGAAAAAATGGGCGAAGTGGGCGGAAAGCATTTCCAGGTCGTAGGCCAGGGCCTGCAACTGGCAATTGCCGCTCTTTTCGCAGGAGGGGCAGAAATGGTTGCCTTCCACGAACAGCATTTGCAGCAGGGCCCGCCGCTCCCCGTTCATTTCCGGGGTGTTGCTCTCCACTTCCATGCCTTCCTTGGCTGGGGTCGCGCAGGAGGACACGTGGCGCCCCCCCACCTTGACGATGCACAGCTTGCAGGAACCGTGGGGCGGAAAATCCGGATGCCAGCACAGGTGGGGAATGTAATGGCCCGCCGCCCGGGCCGCTTCCAGAATAGTCTGGCCCTCGAAAAAGGGCACGGGCTGGCCGTCCAGGATAAATTTTTTACCGTCGCTCATGACCTATTCCTCTTCCAGGGAAGTGAGGTGGGCCCCCGCATCGTCCCGGCCCGTCATCTGCCGGGCCTCGGCCAGGGCCTGATCCAGATCGAAAGCGGGCTCGAAGTCCAGGGTCTGAAGCCGCCGCTCATAGGCCGGGCGGAATTTCACCAGGGTGTCGATCACCGGATTGGCCGCCGCCGCCCCCAGGCCGCAATGGCTGGCCCCCTTGAGCAGGCGATTCACCCATTCGATATCCACCAGGTCGTATTTAGCGCCCCGGCCCACCGCCAGCTTGTCCATGAAATTTTTCAGGAGGGAGGTGCCCACCCGGCAGGGAGTGCAGAAACCACAGCTTTCGTGGGCGAAGAAGTGGATGAAATTGCGGGCCACTTCAAACATATCCCGGCTGGAATCGAAAATCATGAAGGCCCCCGCCGTGGGCACGTCTTCGTAGGCGATGGAGCGGTGAAATTCGTAGGAGGAAATGCAGGTGCCGGAAGCGCCCCCCACCTGCACCGCCTGAACATCCGTGGCACCGCAGTCATCCAGGATGCGGCGGATTTCCACGCCGAAGGGGTATTCATAAACCCCCGGATAGGCGCAGTCCCCGGAAATGGAGAGGAGCTTGGTGCCGGTGGACTGGGATGTCCCTTCGGCGGCGAAGGTTTCGCCCCCTTCCAGGGCCACCAGCACGGTCTTGGCCAGGGTTTCCACGTTATTGACCACCGTGGGCCGCCCCAGATAGCCCTTGGTCACGGGGAAAGGCGGGCGAATGCGGGGGGTGCCCCGCTTGCCTTCCAGGGATTCAATGAGGGCCGTTTCCTCGCCGCACACATAGGCCCCAGCCCCCAGATGGATTTCGATGTCGAAGTCAAAACCGGTCTGCCCCAGGATGGCGCTGCCCAAAAGGCCGCTTTCCCGGCGCCGGGCCAGCACGGAAAGGAGATGATCTAGGAGGTAGCGGTATTCCCCCCGCAAATAGAGAAAGCCCTGGTGGGCGCCCACGGCGTAGGCGGCCAGGGTCATGCCCTCGAAAACGTGGTCCGCGTAGGAGGTGAGCAGCACCCGGTCCTTGAAGGTACCCGGTTCCCCCTCGTCCGCGTTGCACACCACCACCCGTTCCCGCCCGGGAGCATTGCGGCAGGCTTCCCACTTCACGCCGGTGGTAAAGCCGGCGCCGCCCCGGCCCCGCAGATTGGATTTCTGCACTTCCGCCAACCAGCCCGCCGAGCCCTTTTCCACGGCCACCTTGAGGGCCGCCCCGGGAATCAGTTCGCTATTGAGCAGCCAGTCCCGGCGGCAGATGTTGTCCTGCACCCGGAAGAATTCGCTGGGCCACTGGCTTAAGGGTTTGCGATGGCGGATCAGCTCGCAGATTTCATTGACCCGCTGGTGATTCATCATGGTCACCGGCATGCCATTCACCAGCAGGGCCGGGCCCTGATCCCCCATCCCCGTACAGGAGGTGGTGGTGACGGAAACCAGGCCGTCTTCGGAAACCTTGCCCGGCTCCACCCAGAGCTTCTGGCACATGGTTTCCAGCAGCTCCTGGTTGCCTAACAGGCGATCGGTAGCGTTGTCGGAAAACAGAACCCGGTATTCCCCCACCGGTTCCAGATGGAGAAAGGAGTAGAAACCGGCCACCCCTTCCACCCGGGCCCGGGGCAACTGGAGCCGCTCCGCCACAAAGGTGATGGCTGGCGGGGGCAAATAGCCCAACTGATCCTGAATAGCCAACAGGATCTGCAACAACCGGGAAGGGTCCCGGCGATGCCGGGCCAGGATGCCTTCCAGGGTCTCAACTAAAGACACTTCCGAACCGAACGCCACGTTGACCTCCCGCTACGGAAACAGGTGGGGCATTATAAGCACGGCCCGGCTCATCCGTCATAGAAACTCACGGCGAGGACGGCCGAGCTTTTTCCCGGCACCAGATTGTCACAGCCCTGCAAATCGGCGGGTGTCCAATGGGCTAGGCAGCCCGTCCGGACGCCTTTTCCGGAAGTTTCCGGAAAAATGACCGATGTATTGCCAGGGGCGGGGAAAAGCCGTTATGCTGCATCGCAACACGTCCTCTCGGGGGGAGCGTGTGGTAGCCCTTTTTCCAAAAACACATCACGGGAGTCCTCGCCATGTTTAACCTGAATGGCAAAAAAGGCCTGGTTGTCGGCGTCGCCAACAACCACAGTATTGCTTACGGTTGCGCCAAGGCTTTCAACATCTGCGGTGCCGAGCTGGCCATCACTTACCTGAACGACAAAGCTGAGCCCCACGTCCGTCCCCTGGCCGAACTCCTGGCCGCTCCCCTGATCTTGCCCCTGGACGTGGAGCAAGAAGGGCAGCTGGAAGCGGTCTTCGAGGCCATCAAGGAAAAATGGGGCCATCTGGACTTCCTCGTCCATTCCATCGCTTTCGCCCCCAAGGAAGACCTCCACGGCCGGGTGGTGGATTGCTCCCGGGAAGGCTTCATGCGGGCCATGGACATTTCCTGCCACTCCTTCCTGCGCATGGCCAAGCTGGCCGAACCCCTGATGGTCAATGGGGGCACCCTGCTCACCATGAGCTACCTGGGCGCCGATGAAGTGGTGGAAAACTACGGCATGATGGGGCCGGTCAAGGCCGCTCTCCAGGCCTCCACCCGTTATCTGGCCTCCGAACTGGGCCCCAACGGCATCCGGGTGCACGCCATTTCCCCGGGGCCCCTGGCCACCCGGGCCGCCTCCGGCATTGCCCACTTTGACAATCTGATGCGGGAAGCGGAAGAACGGGCGCCCCTGCACCGGCTGGTCTCCATTGACGACGTGGGCGCCCTGGCCGCCTATCTGTGCAGCGATGTAGCCAAGACCCTGACCGGGGGTACGATCTTCATCGATGGCGGTTTCCACATCGTTGGCGGCTAGCCCCGGATCAACCTCACTTCAGGGAGTTCTTATGGATACGGAACATAACAACGACCAATTCATCGAAAATCGGACTTTCGACGAAATTCAGATTGGCGATTCCTCCCAGTTGGCGCGCACCCTGCGCCCGGAGGACATCAAAATGTTTGCCGTCATGTCCGGCGACGTGAATCCTTCGGTGGTGGACCCGGAATTTGCCCATAGCGGCATTTTCCGGGAGGTGGTGGCCCACGGCATGTGGAGCGGGGCCCTCATTTCCACCGTGCTCGGCACCCAGTTCCCCGGCCCGGGCACCATCTACATCGACCAGTCCCTACACTTTTCCCGCCCGGTCACCCTGGGGGACACCATCACCATTACGGTGACCGCCAAGCAGAAGTTTGAGCACAACAAGCACATCCTCTTTGACTGCGTCTGCACCAATCAGGAAGGCTTGCTGGTGGTGGGCGGCACGGCGGAAGTCTTGGCGCCCACGGAAAAAATCCGGCGCC
This sequence is a window from Azospira inquinata. Protein-coding genes within it:
- a CDS encoding DUF465 domain-containing protein — translated: MTELTEEEVAAIRGQLHEMRVEHRDLDLVIDHLTLSPPPDQLLVRRLKKRKLLLKDRMDQLERLLVPDVPA
- a CDS encoding O-acetylhomoserine aminocarboxypropyltransferase — translated: MAGTDGFNLDTLALHAGQSPDSQFGARATPIYLSTSFVFKDSDQAAALFNMERAGHVYSRISNPTVAVLEERLAALEGGVGAIATASGQAALHLAIATLMGAGGHIVASRALYGGSHNLLEYTLPRFGIETTFVPTRDLDAWRAAIRPNTRLLFGEILGNPGLDVLDIPRVADLAHEHGLPLLVDSTFTTPYLIKPFEHGADLVYHSATKFLCGHGTVVGGVLADSGKFDWDGSGKFPTLTEPYDGFHGMDFTEESTVAAFLLRARREGLRDFGACLSPMNAFQILQGIETLPLRMARHVENTRRIVAFLAEHPGVEHISYPGLADHPDHALAEKLLPRGCGSVFSFSLKGGRAAGKKFIESLKLFSHLANVGDAKSLVIHPASTTHFRMTDEALLAAGIGPGTIRLSVGLEDPEDLLEDLNRGLRAAAKVQA
- a CDS encoding alpha/beta fold hydrolase, translating into MELNVLGQATYAYTGGKTFDPAKPTLVFAHGAANDHGVWGLQSRYFANHGYNVLAPDLPGHGRSQGAALDSVEALADWLPALLDAAGAREAGLIGHSMGSLVTLEAAARYPERIKTLALLGTAAPMAVSDALLEAAQKDPDQAYRMINQWSHGRPLGGNPAPGLWQPGCGLALLRHAHPGLIHRDLLNCRQYTHGLEAAAAVQCPTLLIIALNDLMTAPKAARALLPVLRGTPRVAEIPACGHAMQGEQPDGVLDALRAFLL
- a CDS encoding DUF3124 domain-containing protein, whose translation is MISPIPLFRPRALPRLPALALAAALLGAALPAAAEDIGRSRGQTLYLPIYSHLWHGNRDKAGNPEMSLLSALVSIRNTDPRTPIRVTSARYYDTAGRLIQEYLAAPRVIPPLGTLELFVERKETAGGSGANFLIRWQSEGNGTANAPLVEAVHVDMYGTRAISFTTNARAIQD
- a CDS encoding inorganic phosphate transporter, yielding MSSIHISLGMIVLLVGLALAFDFMNGFHDAANSIATVVSTGVLKPHQAVAFAAFFNVVAISIFQLKVAATIGKGTIDPAIVDHVVVFGALVGAIAWNVITWYYGIPSSSSHALIGGLVGAALIKSGPQSLIASGLWKTIAFIFISPLLGYILGSIMTLIVGWTFFHTPARKVDKWFHRLQLFSASLYSLGHGGNDAQKTIGIIWMLLIAAGMSDPHGSVPIWVVACCYVAIGMGTLFGGWRIVRTMGQKITKLKPVGGFCAETGGAMTLFLATAMGIPVSTTHTITGAIVGVGSTRRFSAVRWGVAGGIVWAWILTIPGTALISAAAWWVGSRIL
- a CDS encoding DUF47 domain-containing protein, with translation MFGRLMPKEGKFFDLFNAHAEQIVVGGNALVSFIANLGKDEQLAAQASDAVDTAEAQADKITHDTISLLHSTFITPLDRDEIHSLINALDDILDLIQDVTQTVSLYDIRESTAEAVQLADLCMACCSGVQQAVSRLRTAEQRVAILKTCEEIDRLESEADRVMRSAMSRLFRDEPDVRQIIKLKAMYELLETVTDRCEDVANILEGIVLENA
- a CDS encoding hydrogenase maturation protease codes for the protein MMGSLIVFAVGNPSRGDDALGPLLLRRIESQFPALVTVEDFQLQIEHALDLQGRDLALFMDAAVGLGRPFRFGPVGPARHPVHSSHSLEPAEVLAVHTRALGTPPPPAYVLALGGAAFELGHSPSPSALKHLEAAWAFLQPLLATPDPDLWAREARNFALRLGA
- a CDS encoding Ni/Fe hydrogenase subunit alpha, with protein sequence MAFQLETAAHPEKLRRVAIDPVSRVEGHGKVTLLLDEANRVHQVRLHIVEFRGFEKFIQGRPYWEVPVMVQRLCGICPVSHHLAACKAMDLIVGAHSITPTAEKMRRLMHYGQMLQSHALHFFHLSSPDLLFGFEAEVEKRNIVGVAAEYPEVAKQGVLLRKFGQEVIRVTAGKRIHGTGAVPGGINKHLAPEDRDLLLKDAYQMVAWAREAVQLVKRLHTANPGLYDVFGTFRSNLLSLVGADGALDFYHGVLRARDGDGKILVDGADYQGYAQLIREEVKPWSYMKFPYLTALGKEAGWYKVGPLARVQNCDFIPSPLAEAERREFMDYGQGSLIHAPLAYHWARMIEMLHAAEVIKELLHDPDLLAGECMATGPRGREGVGLIEAPRGTLIHHYQVGEDDLVTMCNLIVSTTHNNQAMNEAVRQVAVRYLDGQNLTEGLLNHIEVAIRAFDPCLSCATHALGQMPLALELRDVRGELVDRLVRE
- a CDS encoding NADH-quinone oxidoreductase subunit B family protein, with protein sequence MTQPSAPKKKLRVATTSLAGCFGCHMSFLDIDERLLQLLELVEFDRSPLTDIKHCGPCDIGIIEGGICNGENVHVLREFRKNCKTLIALGACAVTGGLPAQRNHVGLGACLQEVYHYSLGVENGQIPNDPELPLLLDKVRPLHEVVRVDYFIPGCPPSGDAIWKFLSDLIAGHTPRLTHGLLHFD
- a CDS encoding 2Fe-2S iron-sulfur cluster-binding protein — encoded protein: MSDGKKFILDGQPVPFFEGQTILEAARAAGHYIPHLCWHPDFPPHGSCKLCIVKVGGRHVSSCATPAKEGMEVESNTPEMNGERRALLQMLFVEGNHFCPSCEKSGNCQLQALAYDLEMLSAHFAHFFPDRPVDASHPDILLDFNRCIYCELCVRASRDMDGKNVFALTGRGIHKHLTVNAESGRLADTDFSAEDRAAHICPVGVILPKRQGFRVPIGERRYDRAPISVVAMAGEKGEK